One stretch of Fibrobacter succinogenes DNA includes these proteins:
- a CDS encoding ATP-binding cassette domain-containing protein, with amino-acid sequence MPILSAQNILLRFGGPPLLDNVSFDIEAGDRICLVGRNGEGKSTLLKVLTGEMDTNSGEIVKKSGLKVARMIQEIPAHLDGTVRDIVMGRVSVVSGGSVISKKILDDGAHNATAEAILGKTGIDADAPYDSLSGGQKRRVLFARAVAEDPDLLLLDEPTNHLDIPAIQWLEGIVTRLSCAVMFVSHDRAFVRRTATRIFELDRGRVRSWDFPYDKFVQFRDQALAEEEKANALFDKKLAEEEVWIRKGIQARRTRNEGRVRALIKMREERAARRSRTGNVNMQITEADRSGRLVARLKNVSYSYDGSPLINDLSTEISRGDRIGIVGPNGSGKTTLLRLILGELQPESGEVRLGSNLHIAYFDQMRTRLREDKSLIENIGDGQAYITLNGVKRHVLSYLQDFLFSADRARGPISALSGGERNRLLLACLFSHPSNVLVLDEPTNDLDMETLDLLAELLADYNGTVLTVSHDRAFLDSVATGILAIEDGGRVFEAVGGYSDYEANKKLRDKEAAQAARLAAEREAEKQARSNAGAGAASATPAPAKKKKRSYNEEREYAALPEKIEKLEKEIADFQLELSKPEVYTNAPLIVELQKKISDAEAALEQAYERFEVLDNLG; translated from the coding sequence ATGCCCATTTTGTCGGCTCAGAATATTTTGCTGCGTTTTGGCGGTCCTCCGCTTTTGGATAATGTCTCGTTCGATATCGAGGCGGGCGACCGCATTTGCCTTGTCGGTCGTAACGGCGAAGGCAAGAGTACGCTGTTGAAAGTACTGACCGGCGAGATGGATACCAATTCCGGCGAAATCGTGAAGAAGTCGGGGCTCAAGGTTGCGCGCATGATTCAGGAAATTCCGGCGCATCTCGACGGGACAGTTCGCGACATCGTTATGGGTCGCGTGTCCGTGGTGAGCGGTGGATCTGTGATTTCCAAGAAGATTTTGGACGATGGTGCGCATAACGCGACTGCCGAGGCGATTCTTGGCAAGACGGGCATCGATGCAGATGCGCCTTACGATAGCTTGAGCGGAGGCCAGAAGCGCCGTGTGCTTTTCGCACGAGCTGTGGCTGAGGACCCGGATTTATTGCTGCTTGACGAGCCGACGAACCATCTGGATATTCCTGCTATCCAATGGCTAGAAGGGATTGTAACGCGTCTTTCTTGTGCGGTGATGTTCGTGAGCCATGACCGCGCTTTTGTGCGCCGTACAGCGACCCGCATTTTTGAACTGGACCGTGGGCGCGTGCGCAGTTGGGATTTCCCGTACGACAAGTTTGTGCAATTCAGGGACCAGGCTCTTGCCGAAGAAGAAAAGGCGAACGCGCTTTTCGATAAGAAACTTGCCGAAGAAGAAGTCTGGATCCGCAAGGGCATCCAGGCCCGCCGTACGCGCAACGAGGGGCGAGTCCGCGCCCTCATCAAGATGCGCGAAGAACGCGCGGCTCGCCGCTCCCGTACAGGCAATGTGAACATGCAGATTACGGAAGCCGACCGTTCGGGGCGCCTTGTTGCGCGCCTCAAGAACGTGAGCTATTCATACGATGGCAGCCCGCTCATTAACGACCTCTCGACGGAAATTAGCCGTGGCGACCGCATCGGCATTGTGGGGCCGAATGGCTCTGGAAAGACGACGCTTTTGCGCTTGATTCTTGGCGAACTCCAGCCGGAATCAGGTGAAGTCCGTTTGGGCAGCAACCTCCACATTGCGTATTTCGACCAGATGCGTACTCGCTTGCGCGAAGACAAGTCGCTCATCGAGAATATCGGTGACGGTCAAGCTTACATCACGCTGAATGGCGTCAAACGTCATGTGTTAAGTTATTTGCAAGACTTTTTGTTCTCTGCCGATCGCGCCCGAGGCCCGATTAGCGCGCTTAGCGGTGGTGAACGCAATCGCCTTTTGCTCGCGTGCCTCTTTAGCCACCCGAGCAATGTGTTGGTGCTTGACGAACCGACGAACGATTTGGACATGGAGACCCTCGACCTTTTGGCGGAACTTTTGGCGGACTATAACGGCACCGTCCTGACTGTCAGTCATGACCGTGCCTTCCTCGATTCTGTGGCCACAGGCATCCTCGCCATCGAAGATGGCGGGCGCGTTTTCGAGGCGGTTGGCGGCTACTCCGATTACGAGGCGAACAAGAAGCTCCGCGACAAGGAAGCCGCCCAGGCAGCCCGCCTGGCCGCCGAACGCGAAGCCGAAAAGCAAGCCCGCTCTAATGCCGGCGCCGGCGCCGCTTCTGCGACCCCCGCGCCTGCAAAAAAGAAAAAGCGCAGCTATAACGAAGAGCGCGAATACGCGGCCCTCCCCGAAAAAATTGAAAAACTCGAAAAGGAAATTGCCGATTTTCAGCTAGAACTTTCCAAACCCGAGGTCTACACGAATGCGCCCCTCATTGTGGAGCTCCAGAAAAAGATTTCGGATGCCGAGGCGGCTCTCGAACAGGCCTACGAACGATTTGAGGTCCTTGACAATTTGGGATGA